One Brassica napus cultivar Da-Ae chromosome A1, Da-Ae, whole genome shotgun sequence genomic region harbors:
- the LOC106362014 gene encoding pollen-specific leucine-rich repeat extensin-like protein 4 yields MAKPPSFGCFFFLLFFFFISSSFAAYAISDSEAAFLVRRQLLTLPENGDGELPDDIEYEVDLKATFANTRLKKAYIALQAWKKAIYSDPFNTTANWHGPHVCAYTGVVCAPALDDPNVTVVAGVDLNGADIAGHLPVELGLMTDVAMFHLNSNRFCGIIPKSFEKMKLMHEFDVSSNCFVGPFPNVILSWPSAKYFDLRFNDFEGQVPPELFKKELDAIFLNNNRFTSVIPETLGESTASVVTFANNKFTGCIPKSVGNMKNLNEIVFMENGLGGCFPSEIGKLSNVTVFDASKNSFVGRLPTSFVGLTGVEELDISGNKLTGLVGDEICKLPNLVNFTYSYNYFNGQGGSCIPGGGRKEIVLDDTRNCLTDRPDQRSAQECAVVINRPVDCSKDKCAGGGSSTPSRSSPVHKPSPVPTPVVDKPSPVHKPQPPKESPQQDDPYDQSPVKNRRSPPPPHQSQPPVVSSPPLPSPPPPQVHSPPPPVHSPPPPVHSPPPPVYSPPPPPVFSPPPPVYSPPPPVHSPPPPPPVNSPPPPVHSPPPPVQSPPPPVFSPPAHPPQTPVQPSPSPAVILPPPSQSPPVVYSPPPTISSPPAPAPVEEKQTPPAQAPAPVEKEQAPPAQAPAPVEEKETPPAQAPAPVEKEQAPPAQAPAPVEEKETPTAQAPAPSDEFIIPPFIGHQYASPPPPMFEGY; encoded by the coding sequence ATGGCTAAACCTCCGTCctttggctgcttcttcttcctcttattcttcttctttatatcCTCTTCCTTCGCCGCATACGCCATATCCGATTCCGAAGCTGCCTTCCTAGTCCGACGTCAACTCCTGACGTTACCAGAAAACGGCGACGGCGAACTTCCCGATGACATCGAATACGAGGTCGACCTCAAGGCTACATTTGCCAACACTAGGCTTAAAAAGGCTTACATAGCTCTCCAAGCTTGGAAAAAAGCGATATATTCGGATCCGTTTAACACCACGGCAAACTGGCACGGCCCCCATGTGTGCGCCTACACGGGTGTGGTCTGTGCGCCGGCTCTTGATGATCCCAACGTCACTGTGGTAGCTGGTGTTGACCTCAACGGTGCGGATATCGCGGGGCATTTACCCGTCGAGCTTGGTTTGATGACGGATGTTGCTATGTTCCATTTGAATTCGAACCGTTTCTGCGGTATCATCCCCAAGAGCTTTGAGAAGATGAAGCTGATGCATGAGTTTGATGTTAGTAGCAACTGTTTCGTTGGACCGTTCCCTAACGTCATCCTCTCTTGGCCTAGTGCCAAATACTTCGACCTTAGGTTTAATGATTTCGAAGGTCAAGTCCCTCCAGAGCTTTTCAAGAAAGAGCTAGAcgctattttcttgaacaaCAATAGATTCACTTCGGTGATTCCTGAAACTTTAGGAGAGTCTACGGCCTCTGTTGTGACTTTTGCTAACAATAAATTCACCGGATGTATCCCGAAGAGTGTCGGAAACATGAAGAATCTCAACGAGATTGTCTTTATGGAAAATGGTTTGGGCGGTTGTTTCCCGTCTGAGATTGGAAAGTTGTCGAATGTGACAGTTTTCGATGCAAGTAAGAACTCGTTCGTAGGTCGTCTCCCGACTAGCTTTGTCGGGTTAACGGGTGTGGAGGAGCTTGATATCTCCGGGAACAAGCTTACGGGATTAGTAGGGGATGAGATTTGCAAGTTGCCTAATTTGGTGAATTTTACTTATTCATACAATTACTTTAATGGACAAGGTGGTTCTTGTATTCCGGGTGGCGGGAGGAAAGAGATTGTGTTGGACGATACACGTAATTGTCTGACGGATAGACCTGACCAACGGTCGGCTCAGGAATGTGCTGTGGTGATTAACCGTCCGGTTGATTGTAGTAAGGACAAGTGTGCTGGTGGTGGATCCTCTACTCCATCGAGATCATCGCCGGTTCACAAGCCATCACCGGTTCCAACTCCGGTTGTTGACAAACCGTCGCCGGTTCACAAACCACAACCACCGAAAGAGTCACCGCAACAAGATGATCCTTATGATCAGTCTCCGGTGAAGAACCGACGCAGCCCACCTCCACCTCATCAATCTCAGCCTCCGGTGGTTTCCTCTCCTCCACTTccgtcaccaccaccaccacaagtCCACTCTCCACCGCCACCTGTTCACTCTCCTCCACCGCCTGTCCACTCTCCTCCACCGCCAGTCTATTCCCCACCGCCACCGCCTGTCTTCTCTCCACCACCACCCGTATATTCCCCACCTCCGCCAGTCCATTCGCCACCTCCACCACCTCCGGTTAACTCGCCGCCGCCACCTGTTCACTCACCGCCGCCGCCTGTTCAGTCGCCACCGCCACCGGTGTTTTCTCCTCCAGCTCATCCGCCACAAACACCAGTCCAACCGTCACCATCACCAGCGGTCATTCTTCCACCTCCGTCTCAATCTCCACCAGTAGTCTACTCTCCTCCGCCAACGATCAGTTCCCCACCAGCACCAGCTCCAGTGGAAGAGAAACAGACGCCGCCCGCACAAGCACCAGCTCCGGTTGAAAAGGAACAGGCGCCTCCGGCACAAGCACCAGCTCCGGTGGAAGAGAAAGAGACGCCGCCTGCACAAGCACCAGCTCCGGTTGAAAAGGAACAGGCGCCACCGGCACAAGCACCAGCTCCGGTGGAAGAGAAAGAGACGCCAACGGCACAAGCACCAGCTCCAAGTGATGAATTCATCATACCACCTTTCATCGGCCACCAATACGCATCGCCACCACCTCCAATGTTTGAGGGCTACTGA
- the LOC106370884 gene encoding uncharacterized protein LOC106370884, with protein sequence MVIKRIEMCIELMRIGVEFVVVVAETVKIAWRQHLNHRTPLPPQHLLRQGISPSYPSQFIFGFLP encoded by the coding sequence ATGGTGATAAAAAGGATAGAGATGTGTATAGAGCTTATGAGGATAGGTGTGGAGTTTGTCGTAGTGGTGGCTGAAACCGTCAAGATTGCCTGGCGGCAACACCTCAACCACCGCACTCCTCTGCCACCTCAACATCTCCTCCGCCAGGGCATTTCCCCTTCTTACCCTTCTCAATTCATCTTTGGATTTCTCCCttga
- the LOC106446149 gene encoding armadillo repeat-containing protein 6-like: protein MATRAISQEAFDDLVRENVEDLGMEPSEALEDALYTLKLQGVDLSGIITCVPGESSVKDNPVIACLDRLKELDDEFDEISSLLVKLNELCSGQESGNVAIATKHGAVELTCSICSKIKIDSRSNAIVVPCLKALAVLIHDIQSTEAFRNASGPRIVVDLIRDSGFDSDSLDAGFAVVAAAATGNEVVKEIFMELKVDELILKVLNRESKVTIRALYDAIRVLLTPDDNRVVASQVYGYARTFAKLGIAKALTEALQEGIGSDSLVSASIALKSIAVNDEICKSIAESGGIDTLLRCIDDSGEQGNNTAAKTCCSLLSKLAGSDSNKSTIVEKRGVDKLIKLAQRFSDDPLVIQEVMSIISIICLRSPDHAASAIEAGAGDLAIQAMKRFPAAAQMQRNACNMIRNIAVRNAENRKILLANGIEKLIRNAKANNEICRASATDALRDLGLDNYNS from the exons ATGGCTACTCGTGCGATATCTCAGGAGGCATTCGACGATCTCGTAAGGGAAAACGTGGAAGATCTAGGAATGGAACCTTCCGAAGCTCTCGAAGACGCTCTCTACACACTCAAGCTCCAAGGCGTCGATCTCTCCG GGATCATCACTTGTGTTCCAGGAGAGAGTAGCGTCAAGGACAATCCAGTGATTGCTTGTTTAGATAGACTCAAAGAGCTCGATGATGAATTTGATGAGATTTCGAGTTTGTTAGTCAAGCTCAACGAGCTTTGTAGCGGCCAAGAGTCAGGAAACGTGGCGATTGCTACGAAGCATGGTGCCGTGGAGCTAACTTGCTCGATTTGCTCCAAAATCAAGATAGACTCTAGGAGTAACGCCATTGTTGTGCCGTGCTTGAAAGCTTTGGCTGTATTGATCCATG ATATTCAGAGCACGGAGGCGTTTAGGAATGCTTCTGGACCGAGGATTGTTGTGGATCTTATAAGAGATTCCGGCTTTGATTCTGATTCGTTAGATGCTGGTTttgctgttgttgctgctgcGGCGACTGGTAACGAAGTTGTGAAGGAGATATTCATGGAGCTGAAAGTCGATGAGCTTATTCTGAAAGTGCTGAATCGTGAGAGTAAAGTTACCATTAGAGCTTTGTATGATGCTATTCGTGTTCTTTTGACGCCAGATGACAACCGTGTTGTTGCTTCCCAA GTTTATGGTTATGCACGGACTTTTGCCAAATTAGGGATTGCAAAAGCCCTCACGGAAGCATTACAGGAAGGGATTGGCTCGGATAGCTTGGTATCAGCAAGTATTGCGTTAAAATCAATTGCTGTAAAC GATGAAATATGTAAATCTATTGCTGAAAGTGGTGGAATAGACACACTTCTTAGGTGTATTGATGATAGCGGTGAACAAGGCAACAATACTGCTGCGAAGACGTGCTGTTCATTGTTGTCCAAG TTGGCAGGAAGCGACTCTAACAAGAGCACTATAGTTGAGAAGCGGGGTGTAGACAAGTTAATCAAACTCGCACAAAGATTCTCGGACGATCCTCTAGTCATACAAGAG GTCATGTCGATAATCTCTATAATCTGTCTGAGATCACCAGACCACGCAGCCAGTGCTATAGAAGCTGGAGCTGGTGATCTGGCGATCCAAGCTATGAAGAGGTTCCCAGCAGCGGCTCAAATGCAGAGAAACGCTTGCAACATGATACGAAACATTGCTGTGAGAAATGCAGAGAACAG AAAAATTCTGCTTGCCAATGGAATTGAGAAGCTGATAAGGAATGCTAAGGCAAACAATGAGATATGCAGAGCCTCTGCAACTGATGCACTGAGAGACCTTGGTCTTGATAACTACAATAGCTAA
- the LOC106376004 gene encoding E3 ubiquitin-protein ligase RNF170-like isoform X2, with translation MEVKTDEVNAAATETHGLSEPEEASNAVVLADGAVTTEERKKTQSETPPEDDCCPICFGSFTVPCRGDCGHWYCGSCILQYWNYAAVSRPCKCPMCVRHITKLSPEASLQQRQEPEVKEVLAKIRRYNRLFVGGLTGFLQELPLLMKRMVWHIMDPDTTNLHFNEVRIFAMLMSTLYTATEFNFIPTGGFRIVTVFEFSAIAMILILRLVGVYRRRRLAQRVRHVAAAELEPE, from the exons atgGAGGTGAAAACCGACGAGGTAAACGCCGCGGCGACGGAAACTCATGGCCTTAGCGAGCCGGAGGAGGCGTCAAACGCCGTCGTGCTCGCTGACGGAGCCGTAACGAcggaggagaggaagaagacacaGAGCGAGACGCCTCCAGAGGATGATTGCTGCCCGATCTGCTTCGGCTCCTTCACGGTTCCGTGTCGAGGTGATTGTGGCCATTGGTATTGCG GAAGCTGCATCTTGCAGTACTGGAACTACGCTGCGGTATCAAGGCCTTGCAAGTGTCCCATGTGTGTTCGTCACATCACCAAGCTCTCTCCGGAAGCGTCCTTGCAACAGCGCCAAGAGCCGGAGGTGAAGGAGGTTCTTGCTAAGATCCGTAGGTATAACCGTCTCTTTGTTGGAGGTTTAACTGGCTTTCTTCAG GAGCTGCCTTTGTTAATGAAGAGAATGGTGTGGCACATTATGGATCCGGATACTACCAACCTGCATTTTAACGAAGTTCGCATCTTTGCA ATGTTGATGAGTACCCTTTACACTGCCACCGAGTTTAATTTCATCCCAACGG GAGGGTTCAGAATAGTGACGGTGTTCGAGTTCAGTGCTATAGCAATGATTCTGATTCTGCGCTTGGTGGGGGTATATAGGAGGAGACGTCTTGCTCAACGGGTTAGGCATGTTGCAGCTGCAGAACTTGAACCAGAATGA
- the LOC106376004 gene encoding E3 ubiquitin-protein ligase RNF170-like isoform X1, whose translation MEVKTDEVNAAATETHGLSEPEEASNAVVLADGAVTTEERKKTQSETPPEDDCCPICFGSFTVPCRGDCGHWYCGSCILQYWNYAAVSRPCKCPMCVRHITKLSPEASLQQRQEPEVKEVLAKIRRYNRLFVGGLTGFLQKVQELPLLMKRMVWHIMDPDTTNLHFNEVRIFAMLMSTLYTATEFNFIPTGGFRIVTVFEFSAIAMILILRLVGVYRRRRLAQRVRHVAAAELEPE comes from the exons atgGAGGTGAAAACCGACGAGGTAAACGCCGCGGCGACGGAAACTCATGGCCTTAGCGAGCCGGAGGAGGCGTCAAACGCCGTCGTGCTCGCTGACGGAGCCGTAACGAcggaggagaggaagaagacacaGAGCGAGACGCCTCCAGAGGATGATTGCTGCCCGATCTGCTTCGGCTCCTTCACGGTTCCGTGTCGAGGTGATTGTGGCCATTGGTATTGCG GAAGCTGCATCTTGCAGTACTGGAACTACGCTGCGGTATCAAGGCCTTGCAAGTGTCCCATGTGTGTTCGTCACATCACCAAGCTCTCTCCGGAAGCGTCCTTGCAACAGCGCCAAGAGCCGGAGGTGAAGGAGGTTCTTGCTAAGATCCGTAGGTATAACCGTCTCTTTGTTGGAGGTTTAACTGGCTTTCTTCAG AAAGTGCAGGAGCTGCCTTTGTTAATGAAGAGAATGGTGTGGCACATTATGGATCCGGATACTACCAACCTGCATTTTAACGAAGTTCGCATCTTTGCA ATGTTGATGAGTACCCTTTACACTGCCACCGAGTTTAATTTCATCCCAACGG GAGGGTTCAGAATAGTGACGGTGTTCGAGTTCAGTGCTATAGCAATGATTCTGATTCTGCGCTTGGTGGGGGTATATAGGAGGAGACGTCTTGCTCAACGGGTTAGGCATGTTGCAGCTGCAGAACTTGAACCAGAATGA
- the LOC106376004 gene encoding E3 ubiquitin-protein ligase RNF170-like isoform X3 — protein sequence MEVKTDEVNAAATETHGLSEPEEASNAVVLADGAVTTEERKKTQSETPPEDDCCPICFGSFTVPCRGDCGHWYCGSCILQYWNYAAVSRPCKCPMCVRHITKLSPEASLQQRQEPEVKEVLAKIRRYNRLFVGGLTGFLQKVQELPLLMKRMVWHIMDPDTTNLHFNEVRIFAVKNVLSHSFHLGDVDEYPLHCHRV from the exons atgGAGGTGAAAACCGACGAGGTAAACGCCGCGGCGACGGAAACTCATGGCCTTAGCGAGCCGGAGGAGGCGTCAAACGCCGTCGTGCTCGCTGACGGAGCCGTAACGAcggaggagaggaagaagacacaGAGCGAGACGCCTCCAGAGGATGATTGCTGCCCGATCTGCTTCGGCTCCTTCACGGTTCCGTGTCGAGGTGATTGTGGCCATTGGTATTGCG GAAGCTGCATCTTGCAGTACTGGAACTACGCTGCGGTATCAAGGCCTTGCAAGTGTCCCATGTGTGTTCGTCACATCACCAAGCTCTCTCCGGAAGCGTCCTTGCAACAGCGCCAAGAGCCGGAGGTGAAGGAGGTTCTTGCTAAGATCCGTAGGTATAACCGTCTCTTTGTTGGAGGTTTAACTGGCTTTCTTCAG AAAGTGCAGGAGCTGCCTTTGTTAATGAAGAGAATGGTGTGGCACATTATGGATCCGGATACTACCAACCTGCATTTTAACGAAGTTCGCATCTTTGCAGTTAAGAACGTTTTGAGCCATAGTTTCCATCTCGGTG ATGTTGATGAGTACCCTTTACACTGCCACCGAGTTTAA
- the LOC106356205 gene encoding zinc finger SWIM domain-containing protein 7-like, with protein sequence MSVTLLVADTVWSNIESTGSVTEEQLSVLHLLFGKNLEKATRIIDKRGVKKISGLPSGRSIFQVVGESQKREEYLCFPGDYCGCYSFFYDVVSRGEQQCCKHQLAARLAFSLGAYSEIEVSDEHLAVMLSKI encoded by the exons ATGAGCGTCACTCTTTTGGTTGCAGACACCGTCTGGTCGAACATCGAATCTACAGGCTCAG taACTGAAGAACAGCTCTCAGT CTTGCATTTGTTGTTTGGTAAGAACCTTGAGAAAGCGACCAGAATAATCGACAAGAGAGGCGTCAAGAAAATCTCTGGCTTACCCAGTGGAAGATCCATCTTTCAG GTTGTTGGAGAATCTCAAAAGAGGGAAGAGTATCTCTGCTTCCCGGGAGATTACTGTGGATGCTATTCTTTCTTCTATGATGTTGTTAGCAGAGGAGAGCAACAATGT TGTAAGCATCAATTGGCTGCGAGGCTGGCTTTTTCTTTGGGTGCATACAGCGAGATTGAGGTATCAGATGAGCATCTTGCCGTGATGCTTTCAAAGATCTGA
- the LOC106370844 gene encoding 40S ribosomal protein S29: MGFAAIWNSHPKKYGPGSRTCRVCGNSHGLIRKYGLNCCRQCFRSNAKEIGFIKYR, translated from the exons ATGGGTTTCGCTGCGATCTGGAACTCTCACCCTAAGAAGTACGGGCCTGGTTCCCGCACCTG CCGTGTGTGCGGAAACTCGCACGGGCTAATCAGGAAGTATGGACTTAACTGCTGTAGACAGTGCTTCCGTAGCAACGCCAAGGAAATCGGATTCATCAag TACCGTTAA